The Castor canadensis chromosome 8, mCasCan1.hap1v2, whole genome shotgun sequence genome contains a region encoding:
- the LOC109674065 gene encoding histone H4 — translation MSGRGKGGKGLGKGGAKRHRKVLRDNIQGITKPAIRRLARRGGVKRISGLIYEETRGVLKVFLENVIRDAVTYTEHAKRKTVTAMDVVYALKRQGRTLYGFGG, via the coding sequence ATGTCTGGAAGAGGTAAAGGCGGGAAGGGTCTTGGTAAGGGCGGTGCTAAGCGCCACCGCAAAGTCCTGCGCGACAACATCCAGGGCATCACCAAGCCCGCCATCCGGCGCCTGGCCCGCCGCGGCGGAGTCAAGCGCATCTCCGGCCTCATCTACGAGGAGACCCGCGGGGTGCTCAAGGTTTTCCTGGAGAACGTGATCCGGGACGCCGTCACCTACACGGAGCACGCCAAGCGCAAGACGGTGACCGCCATGGACGTGGTCTACGCGCTCAAGCGCCAGGGCCGCACCCTCTACGGCTTCGGAGGCTAA
- the LOC109674058 gene encoding histone H2B type 1-C/E/F/G/I, with amino-acid sequence MPEPAKSAPAPKKGSKKAVTKAQKKDGKKRKRSRKESYSVYVYKVLKQVHPDTGISSKAMGIMNSFVNDIFERIAGEASRLAHYNKRSTITSREIQTAVRLLLPGELAKHAVSEGTKAVTKYTSSK; translated from the coding sequence ATGCCTGAACCAGCAAAATCCGCTCCAGCGCCCAAGAAGGGCTCCAAGAAGGCGGTGACCAAGGCGCAGAAGAAGGACGGCAAGAAGCGCAAGCGCAGCCGCAAGGAGAGCTACTCCGTGTACGTGTACAAGGTGCTGAAGCAGGTCCACCCGGACACCGGCATCTCGTCCAAGGCCATGGGCATCATGAACTCGTTCGTCAACGACATCTTCGAGCGCATCGCGGGGGAGGCGTCTCGCCTGGCGCATTACAACAAGCGCTCGACCATCACGTCCCGGGAGATCCAGACGGCCGTGCGCCTGCTGCTGCCCGGGGAGCTGGCCAAGCACGCCGTGTCCGAGGGGACCAAGGCCGTCACCAAGTATACTAGCTCTAAGTGA
- the LOC141425889 gene encoding histone H2B type 1-A-like, with product MKPYHWLQLHFLLNQCSKKVEVTEGPLETKALRQGELSYEYIMPNEVYANTGVSSNLAAIVYSPTPLSASRVRRLSGCITNRLEGCIREIQRAVRLLLPRELALHPVSKGTKAFTQYTILFLYR from the exons ATGAAGCCCTACCATTGGCTACAACTGCACTTTCTCTTAAACCAATG CTCCAAGAAGGTAGAAGTCACCGAAGGACCGCTGGAAACGAAAGCTCTACGGCAAGGCGAGTTAAGCTACGAGTACATAATGCCAAATGAGGTCTACGCCAACACCGGCGTCTCGTCCAACCTCGCGGCCATCGTTTACTCACCTACACCGTTGAGCGCATCGCGGGTGAGGCGACTCTCCGGATGCATTACAAACAGGCTTGAAGGTTGCATTCGGGAGATCCAGAGGGCCGTGCGCCTGCTGCTACCAAGGGAGCTGGCCCTGCACCCCGTGTCCAAGGGCACCAAGGCCTTCACCCAATACACCATTTTGTTCCTCTACAGGTGA
- the H1-5 gene encoding histone H1.5 encodes MSETAPAETAAPAPVEKSPAKKKATKKAAGAGAAKRKATGPPVSELITKAVAASKERNGLSLAALKKALAAGGYDVEKNNSRIKLGLKSLVSKGTLVQTKGTGASGSFKLNKKAAPGEVKPKAKKAGAAKAKKPAGATPKKPKKAAASKKTVKKTPKKAKKPAAAGVKKVAKSPKKAKAAAKPKKAAKSPAKPKAVKPKAAKPKAAKPKAAKPKAAKPKKAAPKKK; translated from the coding sequence ATGTCGGAAACTGCTCCAGCTGAGACGGCAGCTCCGGCCCCGGTGGAGAAGTCCCCTGCCAAGAAGAAGGCTACAAAGAAGGCAGCTGGCGCAGGTGCGGCTAAGCGAAAGGCCACCGGACCCCCAGTCTCCGAGCTCATCACTAAGGCTGTGGCAGCTTCCAAAGAGCGCAATGGCCTTTCTTTAGCTGCGCTTAAGAAAGCCTTGGCTGCGGGTGGCTACGACGTGGAGAAGAACAACAGCCGCATCAAGTTGGGTCTCAAGAGCCTGGTGAGCAAAGGCACCCTGGTGCAGACCAAGGGTACTGGTGCTTCCGGCTCCTTCAAACTCAACAAGAAAGCGGCCCCTGGGGAAGTCAAGCCCAAAGCTAAGAAGGCCGGTGCAGCCAAAGCCAAGAAGCCTGCAGGTGCCACCCCCAAGAAACCTAAGAAGGCTGCGGCATCCAAGAAGACAGTGAAGAAGACTCCCAAGAAGGCAAAGAAGCCTGCGGCAGCTGGTGTAAAAAAAGTGGCTAAGAGCCCTAAGAAGGCCAAGGCTGCTGCCAAGCCGAAAAAAGCTGCTAAGAGCCCCGCCAAGCCCAAGGCTGTCAAGCCAAAGGCTGCCAAGCCCAAGGCTGCGAAGCCTAAAGCAGCAAAACCTAAAGCTGCAAAGCCTAAGAAGGCGGCTCCCAAGAAGAAGTAG
- the LOC141425668 gene encoding histone H3.1-like has translation MARTKQTARKSTGGKAPRKQLATKAARKSAPATGGVKKPHRYRPGTVALREIRRYQKSTELLIRKLPFQRLVREIAQDFKTDLRFQSSAVMALQEACESYLVGLFEDTNLCAIHAKRVTIMPKDIQLARRIRGERA, from the coding sequence ATGGCTCGCACTAAGCAGACGGCTCGCAAGTCCACCGGCGGCAAGGCGCCGCGCAAGCAGCTGGCCACCAAGGCCGCCCGCAAGAGCGCGCCGGCCACCGGCGGCGTGAAGAAGCCCCACCGCTACCGGCCCGGCACCGTGGCGCTGCGCGAGATCCGCCGCTACCAGAAGTCCACCGAGCTGCTGATCCGCAAACTGCCGTTCCAGCGCCTGGTGCGCGAGATCGCGCAGGACTTCAAGACCGATCTGCGCTTCCAGAGCTCGGCCGTCATGGCGCTGCAGGAGGCTTGTGAATCCTATCTGGTGGGCCTGTTTGAGGACACCAACCTGTGCGCCATCCACGCCAAGCGCGTCACCATCATGCCTAAGGACATCCAGCTTGCGCGTCGCATCCGTGGAGAGAGAGCTTAA
- the LOC109674056 gene encoding histone H2A type 1-J, producing MSGRGKQGGKARAKAKTRSSRAGLQFPVGRVHRLLRKGNYAERVGAGAPVYLAAVLEYLTAEILELAGNAARDNKKTRIIPRHLQLAIRNDEELNKLLGKVTIAQGGVLPNIQAVLLPKKTESHHKTKGK from the coding sequence ATGTCTGGACGTGGCAAGCAGGGCGGCAAGGCTCGCGCCAAAGCCAAGACCCGGTCTTCCCGTGCTGGTCTCCAGTTCCCCGTGGGCCGTGTCCACCGCCTGCTCCGCAAGGGCAACTATGCCGAGCGGGTCGGAGCCGGCGCCCCGGTGTACCTGGCGGCGGTGCTGGAGTACCTGACCGCCGAGATCCTGGAGCTGGCGGGCAACGCGGCCAGGGACAACAAGAAGACCCGCATCATCCCGCGCCACCTGCAGCTGGCCATCCGCAACGACGAGGAGCTCAACAAGCTGCTGGGCAAAGTCACCATCGCTCAGGGCGGCGTCCTCCCCAACATCCAGGCAGTGCTGCTGCCCAAGAAGACTGAGAGTCATCACAAAACCAAGGGCAAGTAA
- the LOC109674059 gene encoding histone H2A type 1-J — MSGRGKQGGKARAKAKTRSSRAGLQFPVGRVHRLLRKGNYAERVGAGAPVYLAAVLEYLTAEILELAGNAARDNKKTRIIPRHLQLAIRNDEELNKLLGKVTIAQGGVLPNIQAVLLPKKTESHHKTKGK; from the coding sequence ATGTCTGGACGTGGCAAGCAGGGCGGCAAGGCTCGCGCCAAAGCCAAGACCCGGTCTTCCCGTGCTGGTCTCCAGTTCCCCGTGGGCCGTGTCCACCGCCTGCTCCGCAAGGGCAACTATGCCGAGCGGGTCGGAGCCGGCGCCCCGGTGTATCTGGCGGCCGTGCTGGAGTACCTGACCGCCGAGATCCTGGAGTTGGCTGGTAACGCGGCCAGGGACAACAAGAAGACCCGCATCATCCCGCGCCACCTGCAGCTGGCCATCCGCAACGACGAGGAGCTCAACAAGCTGCTGGGTAAAGTGACCATCGCCCAGGGTGGTGTGCTGCCTAACATCCAGGCAGTGCTGCTGCCCAAGAAGACCGAGAGCCACCACAAGACCAAGGGCAAATGA
- the LOC109674053 gene encoding histone H3, translating into MARTKQTARKSTGGKAPRKQLATKAARKSAPATGGVKKPHRYRPGTVALREIRRYQKSTELLIRKLPFQRLVREIAQDFKTDLRFQSSAVMALQEASEAYLVGLFEDTNLCAIHAKRVTIMPKDIQLARRIRGERA; encoded by the coding sequence ATGGCTCGTACCAAGCAGACGGCTCGCAAGTCCACCGGCGGCAAGGCGCCGCGCAAGCAGCTGGCCACCAAGGCCGCCCGCAAGAGCGCGCCGGCCACCGGCGGCGTGAAGAAGCCTCACCGCTACCGGCCCGGCACCGTGGCGCTGCGCGAGATCCGCCGCTACCAGAAGTCCACCGAGCTGCTGATCCGCAAACTGCCGTTCCAGCGCCTGGTGCGCGAGATCGCGCAGGACTTCAAGACCGATCTGCGCTTCCAGAGCTCGGCCGTCATGGCGCTGCAGGAGGCGAGCGAGGCCTACCTGGTGGGCCTGTTTGAGGACACCAACCTGTGCGCCATCCACGCCAAGCGAGTGACCATCATGCCCAAGGACATCCAGCTTGCGCGCCGCATCCGCGGCGAGCGGGCTTAA